A DNA window from Niabella yanshanensis contains the following coding sequences:
- a CDS encoding peptidase domain-containing ABC transporter: protein MRKEIKIKQRDVTDCGAACLASIAAHYKLRLPVSRIRQFAGTDKRGTNVLGLIEAAEKLGFQAKGAKGPFESLFKIPLPAIAHLQLKNQLYHYVVIYKTTQNYILVMDPADGKLYRHTHEAFKEIWTGVIVLIVPGESFTTGNEKVSNIKRFWQLIQPHSAIMLQAVIGAAIYTILGLSTSIYMQKIIDFVLVEGNLRLLNLLSVAMIAILVFQLLIGFYKSLFALQTGQQIDAKLILGYYKHLLKLPQRFFDTMRVGEIISRVNDAVKIRMFVNDVSLSLVVNVLIIGFSISLMFMYYWKLAAIMLLIIPIYALLYFISNKINKKWQRTLMEDSAELETQLVESLTAAGTIKRLGLESYANEKTENRFYKLLQTIYRTSVYSLYTGNAIEFFTRLFTIVLLWAGSYFVVKGELSPGELLSFYALIGYLTGPAASLIGANKNIQDALIAADRLFEIIDLETETNNDNKVNITPELTGNILFDNVSFRYGTRTQVFTNLSLAIEKGKSTAIVGQSGSGKSTLMSLLQNLYPVKEGRITIGDFELDHISNKSLRQLIGVVPQHIDLFAGTIIENIAIGDYEPDMQKILFLSKLTGVNDFIEKLPANYHTTLNEQGVNLSGGQRQRLAIVRALYRNPEILILDEATSSLDPASETQTQRALQWFQQQGKTLIIIAHRLSTIRSCDKILVIQSGTLVESGAHEELMLANGVYASLWKFHTGSTDL, encoded by the coding sequence GCCGTATCCGCCAGTTTGCAGGTACCGATAAACGCGGCACGAATGTACTGGGCCTGATAGAAGCTGCAGAAAAGCTGGGCTTCCAGGCCAAAGGAGCTAAAGGCCCTTTTGAAAGTCTTTTTAAAATTCCGCTGCCTGCCATCGCTCACCTGCAGCTTAAGAATCAGCTGTACCACTATGTAGTGATTTATAAAACAACCCAAAACTATATCCTGGTAATGGATCCGGCTGATGGCAAACTTTACAGGCATACACATGAAGCATTTAAAGAAATATGGACCGGCGTAATTGTATTGATCGTGCCCGGCGAAAGCTTTACCACGGGCAATGAAAAAGTATCCAACATTAAAAGATTCTGGCAGCTGATCCAGCCACATAGCGCTATTATGTTACAAGCTGTTATTGGTGCTGCAATTTATACCATCCTGGGACTTTCCACCTCCATCTATATGCAAAAGATCATCGACTTTGTTCTGGTTGAAGGCAATCTGAGGCTATTGAACCTATTGAGCGTAGCGATGATCGCAATACTTGTCTTCCAACTACTCATAGGATTTTATAAGTCGTTATTCGCTTTGCAAACCGGGCAGCAGATCGATGCAAAGCTCATATTAGGATACTACAAACATCTCTTAAAACTCCCTCAGCGCTTTTTCGATACCATGCGTGTAGGTGAAATCATCAGCCGGGTCAACGATGCCGTTAAAATCAGAATGTTTGTAAACGACGTTTCTCTTTCTTTGGTCGTAAATGTTCTTATTATCGGCTTCTCCATCAGCCTTATGTTTATGTACTATTGGAAGCTGGCGGCCATAATGCTGCTGATCATTCCGATATACGCATTGCTCTATTTTATCAGTAATAAGATCAATAAAAAATGGCAACGCACTTTGATGGAAGACAGCGCTGAGCTGGAAACACAGCTGGTCGAAAGTCTTACTGCCGCAGGAACGATCAAACGATTGGGCCTCGAGTCGTACGCCAATGAAAAAACGGAGAACCGGTTCTATAAATTACTTCAAACTATTTACAGAACATCTGTATACAGTTTATATACTGGCAATGCCATTGAATTCTTTACCCGCTTATTTACGATCGTCCTGTTATGGGCCGGTAGCTATTTTGTAGTAAAGGGCGAACTCTCGCCGGGTGAACTGCTCTCATTTTATGCATTGATCGGTTATTTAACCGGTCCGGCTGCTTCCCTTATCGGCGCCAATAAAAACATTCAGGATGCGTTAATTGCTGCCGACCGCCTGTTCGAAATCATAGACCTGGAAACCGAAACCAACAATGATAATAAGGTAAATATCACGCCCGAATTGACGGGGAATATTCTTTTTGACAACGTCTCTTTCCGGTACGGCACCAGAACCCAGGTATTCACCAACCTGAGCTTAGCTATTGAAAAGGGAAAAAGCACTGCAATTGTTGGTCAGAGCGGAAGCGGTAAATCTACCCTGATGTCGCTTTTGCAAAATCTCTATCCTGTAAAAGAAGGTCGCATCACCATCGGCGATTTTGAACTGGATCATATTTCCAATAAAAGTCTTCGTCAGCTGATTGGGGTAGTTCCGCAACATATCGATCTTTTTGCCGGAACCATTATTGAAAATATTGCTATTGGAGACTACGAACCCGACATGCAAAAAATTCTTTTCCTTTCCAAATTGACGGGTGTTAACGATTTTATTGAAAAGTTACCGGCTAATTATCATACCACTTTGAACGAACAGGGAGTAAACCTCTCAGGAGGTCAGCGTCAACGCCTGGCTATTGTAAGAGCCTTGTATAGAAATCCGGAAATACTGATACTGGACGAAGCTACGAGCAGTTTAGACCCCGCGAGCGAAACACAAACGCAGCGGGCATTACAATGGTTCCAACAACAAGGCAAAACCCTCATCATAATAGCCCATCGTTTATCCACTATCCGGAGCTGCGACAAAATACTGGTGATACAAAGCGGAACGCTTGTCGAATCAGGGGCTCACGAAGAATTAATGCTTGCCAACGGCGTTTATGCCTCCCTATGGAAGTTCCATACCGGAAGCACCGATTTGTAA